In Janthinobacterium sp. 67, a genomic segment contains:
- a CDS encoding ABC transporter substrate-binding protein, with the protein MKKVITASLLLSAACGAFAADKPLKSIGVSVGDLANPFFVAIGRGAEESAKKLGGPGVKVTTVSSKYDLNTQVDQIENFIANKTDIIILNAVDSKGIAPAIKKARNAGVVVIAVDVGAVGASATVMSDNTMAGDVSCAYLAKQIGGKGNVVILNGPPVTSVIDRVNGCKKTLAAFKDIKILSDNQNAGGSRDGGMTVMSNLLTAHPKIDGVFAINDPTGIGAELAIKQSKRTDVKLITAVDGAPDGQNALKNKAGLFAATSAQNPYRMATDAVQMGYDIMNGRTPKQTMVLLPTPAITKENVATYTGWVKN; encoded by the coding sequence GGCGTCAGCGTGGGCGACCTGGCCAACCCGTTTTTTGTCGCCATCGGCCGCGGCGCGGAAGAAAGCGCGAAAAAACTGGGCGGTCCTGGCGTGAAAGTCACCACGGTGTCCAGCAAGTATGACCTGAACACCCAGGTGGACCAGATCGAGAACTTTATTGCCAATAAAACCGACATCATCATCCTGAACGCCGTCGATTCCAAGGGCATCGCACCGGCCATCAAGAAAGCGCGCAATGCTGGCGTGGTGGTGATCGCCGTCGACGTGGGCGCCGTGGGCGCGTCGGCCACCGTGATGTCCGACAACACCATGGCTGGCGACGTCTCGTGCGCCTACCTGGCCAAGCAGATCGGCGGCAAGGGCAATGTCGTGATCCTGAACGGCCCGCCGGTCACGTCCGTGATCGACCGCGTCAACGGCTGCAAGAAAACCCTGGCCGCGTTCAAGGATATCAAGATCCTGTCCGACAACCAGAACGCCGGCGGCAGCCGCGACGGCGGCATGACCGTGATGTCGAACCTGCTGACGGCCCATCCGAAGATCGACGGCGTGTTCGCCATCAATGACCCGACGGGCATCGGCGCCGAACTGGCGATCAAGCAATCGAAGCGCACGGACGTCAAACTGATCACGGCCGTCGATGGCGCGCCCGATGGCCAGAACGCCCTGAAAAACAAGGCCGGCCTGTTTGCCGCCACCTCGGCGCAAAACCCGTACCGCATGGCGACCGACGCCGTGCAGATGGGCTACGACATCATGAACGGCCGCACGCCGAAACAAACGATGGTGCTGTTGCCGACCCCGGCCATCACCAAGGAAAACGTGGCCACCTACACGGGCTGGGTAAAGAACTGA